The genomic stretch CGGCGCCGCCACAGCCTTAGTAAGATTCTTCTTCAGGCTGCGTTGACATTTTGCGTGGCCTTGCAGGGGGACCCATTTCTCCGCCGTCGTAGTTGGCGCTTGGCCTCCGCGATGCGCTCTGTCGCCTCGGAATTCCGCTCAGCATAGGGATCCCTGACTTTTCCATGGTGAGTCGACGAGCCAATGGAGTAGTAGCGCCGCTTCCGTCGCTATGGTTTCCAGTGTCGCTTTCTCGTAGCGACTTTGAAAAGGACTGCGAGTGACCATGTCCGCCTGATTGTCCGCTCATGGAGCTGCGTGACCTCGGCATCCGGGGATCCATCCCACTGATTGACGAAGACTGATAATGACCAAGGGGCGTCCGGTTGCTGCCTCTGCTCCCTGGTCTTGCTGGTGTCGATTGCGACGACATTGATGCTCGACTGCTTGGCCTGCTATTGGTAGGCTCTCGTGAAGAAGTTGACCGACCGAATGACAGCCGGCTTACACCGGACTCGTAAGCACCACTAACGGACGAAGCCGCCGATGCATGCGAGCTGCGCTTTCTGCCGCTTCTCACGGTAACCGTGCTCGGTACACCACCGTGATGTCCCATGGCGCTACCATTCCGTGGACTGGCTTTCGGCGGTGTATTCGTCGGTGCAGGAAGCTTGGATCGCGCCGAGTGGACCCGCTCTTCAAGCTTCTGCATCTTGCCAATTAGCCCGCGAATCTGGTAAAGTGATCCGGATCTTGGCAGAGTCGCCGGTGGTGCGGCAGCCCCAAAGCTTGGCCTTGGCCCTCGTGAAGCTAGAGCAGACGTCCGTATAGAAGGCGTTGCCCGCCCACTGGCACTGGTACCTGGTCTCGATACCCCCGACACGCTGGGACCTCGCGAATGGCGCGGGGCGCGCTGATACAGACCGGCGCGAGGTGTGGTTCCGGGATCCAATGGGGGAACCGAGTTTTTGCGCCTAGACATGGGCGTAGAGGGCACATGTCTTGTTGTGATGGGTGCATCAGACAGGGGTGGAGAAGGAGGCGTTGTGTCTGGGTGCGGGACGTCTGGTTTCGAGTGCGGCGGGGTAGAGGCGGCCGTTGGCGAAGAAAGATTAGTAGCTGAGGTTGAAGCCTCGGAGACGGGAGAGCGTGGTCTCAGGGCATCACCAGAGACATGATTAGATACCTTGCGCTGGTGGTGGCCCTCAATCGTCTCCTCTGCTATGCGCAGCTTCTCCTGCACAATTTCCGCCTCTATCCGCAAATCTGACAGTTCATCTCGAAGTCGCTGTGTCTCTATCCGCAACGCTTCTCGCTCCTGTTCGCCGATTTTGATCTCCTCCTCCAGCATTACCGTCCGCTCAATCGCCACATTGTACTTTGACTCGACGTCCTCTAGGGAGGATGTTTGGTGGCGTGCCTGGCGCTCGAAATCATCGCTCTGTACTTCAATGTCCCGTAGGCGCATTTGAAGAGCGCGCTGGCTCTCGCGCATGCTGGTAATCTCTTTCTGCAGAGTGTTCTGCGCATTGTTGGCTTCCGTCTTGCTTTGCTTGTACTTGGTCTGCGACTTTGTTAGTGGCTGTTCTAGAGGCGCAGATACGCGCCAACGTGTCGGGGGCCACAAACCTTCCACTCCTCCACCTCAAATCCCAACTTCTCTGCCTTCTCCTGCAATTTCCGCTCCCGCTTTTCGCTCTCTTCGACATCGCGCTCTAGCTCGGCCTCGAGTTCCTTGCTGGATGCCTGGAACTCCTGCAGCTCCACTTCCAACGTCTCATATTGCGACTTATAATAGGCCAGCTCCTCCTCTAGACTGGCCCATCCTGAACGAGCCGGCGAGGGGTGACTGTCGTCGGCTGCCATGGTGGGTCCGTGGTCGCGACGGTGAATCGCTCCTGATGATCAGGGGGGGATTGGACCAGGCGGGGTGTCGTGACGAGGCGTCGGAATGATACTGCGAAAGAAAGCGCTGTCGTGGAATCGTCACCAGCGCCTACCGCACCGAATGCGATAACTGCTGGGCGGCGCGCGGATTGCTCCTGCTGTGCTTGTCGGAGGTTGACAATTTCCACTTTGTCGTATGCGGTGTGTTGTCGACAAATGGATGCGCCCAAGCCAGTTCAGAGTTGCCGGCCGCCTCTGCGCGCGCTTCTTGTAGGCTTATAAATATACGGCCTGTCCCTATGATGGTTAGTAGTCAGTAGGCCGCGGGACTGCGGCGTGCAGTGTTGTGTGTCGCCAGCAGTGGTTGTTGATGGAGGCACTGCGGGCGCGGAGCCCGATGGCTAGCGCACTGACTCTCCAGGGCAACCAGGTCGACGCGGGCAGGTGCCTCCAGCCACCGAGTGTGACACATGGAACGTGCCGCAGCCAGACATCCCCACAAACGCCAGCGCAGAGAGAGACAGCGCACCCACACAAGCAAACCTTGATGGTGAATAGCCTCTTTGCTCAGCCACCAGATATACAAACATGACGACACTGCCTTGTTTACTGGGCACAGACTCGTCTATTGACTCATTTTCCCCTCAAAATACTGCCAAAAAGAAACCATCCCGCAAAATGCCCAACACCACGTGTACAGCGTTTCAGATTCCACCGAGGTAATTACATCCAGATGAACGGCATTTGTATTTCAGATAAAGGGGTATATGTACAATTTTTGTCCAACCAGATTATTACTAAATATTACTCCTACTCTTTGATGCCGCTATCAGGGCCGTTGATATCTCTGACCTTGGCATCCACTACGGCATCCCTAGCCTGCTGTGACGCATCGCTCGCTGCAGTCTTGGCATTCTCCATGGCTTCACCAGCAGCATCCTGGCTCTGGGTAAACATTTGTTTACCCTTGTTGTACATATCCTGGGCTGTCGACGACGCCGTCTCTGCTGCCGTCTCTACGGTCTGTGCACTTTTTGAGTATGCATCACCAGCAGCGTCTTTGCTCTTCTCTACCAGATCCTGCGCCTGCTGTGAGCCCTCTGCTACAACATTCTTGACCGACTCGGTTGCATTTCCGACCACTTCGATGCTCTTCCCATAAGCGTCGCTACTCTGCACATCGTCCGCTGCCTTTTTCACCATTTCTTTGGGCCCAGGGTACATTTCCAACGCCTTTTGCACCATGTAGTACAGACTAATGATGACAGCATGAATGCGGTCCTTCATCAACATGGTGATACCATGAGAGAAAAAGCCTTTCAACACTTCAGCTCCCAACCCCTCGTAAAGAGCCCACATTCCCTCCGTCTGTGCAATGCGCAAGATGGTACTGAAGACAGTTCGTTGTCTAGCTTGCAAAGCCTTTGACTTCAGCGCATCCCCCGACTTCTCTTTGTCCGACGTCTCCCCAGTGCCAGATGTGGGCTTCTGTAAAGACACTTGCGCACGCGTCTTTGCGAGCGAGAAGGGATAAGTGGCGGTCGAGGCCAGAACTTTGCTAATGGCTGCCAGGAAAAAGGTAACCCGTGCTCCAGGATTGTCGCGCTTGGCCCTTGGTACCAACAGACGTAGCAGGGCCTTGTGCAGCAGCATCGTAATCGAAGGATTCAAAGTCAGGATCAAGCTGGCAGAGTATCCTGACCAGAAGCCTTGTATGCCCTTTTCGCGCCTGATCTCTGCTGCAATATCTCTTGTACTTGACAGGGGTGGTATGTCGGTTGCTGAGTCCTGCGTCATCATTGCTGCTGTCTGCTTCCTGGTGACAATCTGCTGAATCGGTGTAGTGAAGAGCTTGGAGAAAGCGCCTGCGACTACACCAATACCGATCTCCTCCAGCGCTGGCAGACTTCGTCCATTGTCGCGTGCATCAAGTCTCTTCTGTCGCACATAGGAGTATGCAAGAAAGAACAGGAAGCTGTCTGCGACGCCCTTGAGTGTCTCCTGTAACACACCACTGTAGAAAGCCTTTGGGCCGCCTTCCCTCTCGTATATCTTCTCGATGGCGTCCAAGAGTCCGTTGTAGTGTGGGTGCTTATCATCGTGATGTAGTTGTCGCTGGACCTGTAGGCGCGTGATGACGACGTCGAGAGGGTATGTTATGAGCTTCGATATCGCCGTTCCTAGAGCACCTGATGTCGCATGGCCAAGCGCTGGGAGTGCAGGACCGACTGCGCTGTGATGGTCTTTCTCGTGCGATATGTGGTAGAGCGTGAAGGCATCCTAGACGCGGAGTTAGTATAGAGATGTCGATCGCATGTCAGTAGCTTACGAGCTGCGAGTTATAGATGTAGTTCATCTTGTCGGAACTGCCGTTAGAAGCCATGGTTGATAATAATGGAAAAGAAACGCCTTAAGATGCAAGGAAATAGTAGTAGTATATAAGCATTCCAAACGCGGGGAAGGCACTCATGGCCTGCGGAGGCGGATGTACTGCGGGCTCCTTGTGTTACCAGTGCCAGACGTCATTTGGGGCGCTCGGATGAGGCCAGAGCTCCAGTGGATAGCCGAGCTAACATGCCCACAGCTTTCGCTTGTGAAGATGCCTTTCCCTACCTTTTCCCAACCACACCACCTGGAGCACACTCCCCACCACCTCAACCCGCTCGGGAGAGCCCGTAGTTGCATCCGACTGTCGTCGCCGCCCGCGATACCTCGTATTGAGTATCGCATTAGTTCTGCGCACACGCGATGTACCGAGCGAGCGACGCGGTGCACGAAACGACGCCGGCGAGCTCGATTCACTGCATTCAGAGACGGCACGCGTCACGGCAATATTTGTAGCAAAAGGAGTACTCAAAGGGACTGCGAGAATCTATCATGGGTATTGATCGCAGTTCAAAGTATCCTCCGAGAAGAATCATAGCCAGTTTTTGATAAGACGTAGGAAGACTCGCTTGCGAGAAGGATCTCCATCGATTCACACGCTGGCTACATTCGAAAAGTAAACTAGAGAAATGGCTTGTGATATGCAAATGGTTGCACATCAGTGCCATGCCATTCTATTAGACCCGATCTTCTGACACGTGGATTTGGGTCAATAAGCTCACGTTTGCGCAATTGACAGCTTCCTTATTTTTCAGCCAGGCAACGAACAAAAACATGAGCGGAAACCAGTCCATCTTGTTATTGTCTATATTCGTTGTATTACTCTGGATACTTCTCGTTATCCTCGCAGAACTCGCTCAACAATTTTGTTGTGTTATCAAGGTTTGGGGTAGGAACTATCAATTCAGCTTCAGTCATATGTTCCAATAGCGTGCTGGTGCTCACTCTCACGCTCTTCTTGTAGTAAGCAGACAGCTTGGATCGCAAATTTGCTGCGTCGATGTAATCTTCTGAGGACTTTTGGACGGGGTAGTTTTGGGTGCCTCGGGTCGACTGAACCATAGTACCAGTGACGTAGCAAGCAGACTACGTATCAATTAAGTCCCGCTTAATCATGCCCCACTGGGTCGATAGCAACTGTGCGACATCACTTTGTATTAAGCCTTTAGCGCGTTGGTGAACGTCAGACGTGGTACTCCGCTCTCTGTATTTCATTATTAATTCCATTTTCACTTTCACTTTCATCTACGAAAAAGCGACCGTGCGCGCCCCCCACTACCTTATTGAGGCAATCTGTCTCTACTACGCCCACCCACCTCACGCTCACCAGCCCCTAAAAATTGCTAATAACTCAGCCATAGAAAATGACAAAATAGTCATTGATTAAAGCAATGGCTTCATTCTGGGCATCCATGAACTCCACCTCAAGTACCAATTCCGAACCAACATGGGGCTTTGGGAGCCTGCGGACTGACCTTGATGCTCCCACCTCCTCTTCGAACGCACCTGCAACCCCATCCTTGTCTAATCCACTCGGTCCCGGTACTCTACCCGCATCGCCTATCAACCTAACTCCTTCCGCAGACTCAAGCCCAAGAAACAGCGCCACCTGGTACCGCTCTTGTTTACATTGCCATTTCAACCGACGCAAGTGGTAGACAGACCACGAAGGAGACTCAGGACCCCATTGCCATTTTCCAAGGAGAAGTACACATCCTGCGTATCTACCTTCCGCGTGACCAACTCCCCCCCACAGTGTGTGCACGACATGCACACTTACTTCCAACAGCAAGATTCCAACCCTCTTGTCGAAATTCATCTCTGCGTCCGttctctcctcctcctttGTCTCCAAGACATCA from Pyrenophora tritici-repentis strain M4 chromosome 1, whole genome shotgun sequence encodes the following:
- a CDS encoding Mito-carr domain containing protein; amino-acid sequence: MASNGSSDKMNYIYNSQLDAFTLYHISHEKDHHSAVGPALPALGHATSGALGTAISKLITYPLDVVITRLQVQRQLHHDDKHPHYNGLLDAIEKIYEREGGPKAFYSGVLQETLKGVADSFLFFLAYSYVRQKRLDARDNGRSLPALEEIGIGVVAGAFSKLFTTPIQQIVTRKQTAAMMTQDSATDIPPLSSTRDIAAEIRREKGIQGFWSGYSASLILTLNPSITMLLHKALLRLLVPRAKRDNPGARVTFFLAAISKVLASTATYPFSLAKTRAQVSLQKPTSGTGETSDKEKSGDALKSKALQARQRTVFSTILRIAQTEGMWALYEGLGAEVLKGFFSHGITMLMKDRIHAVIISLYYMVQKALEMYPGPKEMVKKAADDVQSSDAYGKSIEVVGNATESVKNVVAEGSQQAQDLVEKSKDAAGDAYSKSAQTVETAAETASSTAQDMYNKGKQMFTQSQDAAGEAMENAKTAASDASQQARDAVVDAKVRDINGPDSGIKE